The following proteins come from a genomic window of Synechococcus sp. NB0720_010:
- a CDS encoding alpha/beta hydrolase codes for MTARAVGYGFVRSNTLLPLGGAEVIDNPVPENLSDLSGWSREQLQAGLQQQYSVDVAAVARFLYSPKGEQFLKESIQENNYTPYYSQQNSLQAVRSAIILDSADGKLSSYGMMKMLPTDQRLQGSMKVCDVNALENSQQATSLLSWYMNTPACIAAYTAEAPEPVKQPVRGLW; via the coding sequence ATGACGGCTCGTGCTGTCGGCTATGGCTTTGTTCGCTCCAACACCCTGCTGCCCCTCGGCGGTGCAGAGGTGATCGATAACCCCGTTCCTGAGAACCTCTCGGATCTGTCCGGCTGGTCCAGGGAGCAGCTTCAGGCTGGTCTTCAGCAGCAATACAGCGTGGATGTAGCCGCTGTGGCTCGCTTCCTGTATTCCCCCAAGGGCGAGCAGTTCCTGAAGGAGAGCATTCAGGAGAACAACTACACCCCCTACTACAGCCAGCAGAACAGCCTGCAGGCCGTGCGTAGCGCCATCATTCTCGACTCAGCCGACGGCAAGCTCTCGAGCTACGGAATGATGAAGATGTTGCCGACCGACCAGCGCCTCCAGGGCTCAATGAAGGTCTGTGATGTCAACGCTCTTGAGAACAGCCAGCAGGCCACATCGCTGCTCAGCTGGTACATGAACACCCCGGCTTGCATCGCGGCTTACACCGCCGAAGCTCCCGAGCCGGTCAAGCAACCCGTGCGCGGTCTCTGGTGA
- a CDS encoding cytochrome P450 has protein sequence MPVKPLPNTGAVSGLKETLDFFGDPSFAQRRFETYGDVFATKLLTQPIVFIRGERAINDLFRQGELLEGWWPESVKQLLGSRSLANRSGAGHKARRRVVGQLFSSAALARYTPSISGLVDELAEELTSAGGPVPLAGRMRRFAFAVIASTVLGLDPDRRDALFADFEIWTKALFSIPLAIPGTPFAKALAARQRLLKRIKDVLKEGRNQGGLDLLSGGLDEAGIPLEDDDLAEQLLLLLFAGYETTASSLSCLFRALLLHPEVMDWLQSDVMATGWPATTAVQSQKLDATVLEVMRQTPPVGGFFRRSLQAIELADVAVPANSVIQVALTPTATSSGTDLTEFRPQRHLDGSFGQTLLPFGGGERVCLGKALAELEIRLMVVGLLQQVQLELEPDQDLSLQLVPSPIPRGGLMVSATAR, from the coding sequence ATGCCTGTCAAGCCCCTGCCCAACACCGGTGCGGTGAGCGGCCTGAAGGAAACCCTTGATTTCTTCGGCGATCCGAGCTTTGCCCAGAGGCGCTTTGAGACCTATGGCGATGTCTTTGCCACCAAGCTGCTGACCCAGCCCATCGTCTTTATCCGCGGCGAACGGGCGATCAACGATCTCTTTCGCCAAGGCGAGTTACTTGAGGGCTGGTGGCCTGAGAGTGTCAAACAGCTGCTAGGCAGTCGTTCCCTCGCCAACCGCAGTGGAGCGGGTCATAAGGCCCGCCGGCGTGTGGTCGGTCAGCTGTTCTCCAGTGCAGCCCTAGCCCGCTACACCCCATCGATCTCTGGCCTGGTGGATGAGCTCGCAGAGGAGCTGACCTCGGCTGGTGGCCCAGTTCCCCTGGCCGGGAGGATGCGCCGCTTCGCCTTTGCCGTGATCGCCTCCACGGTGTTAGGGCTCGATCCGGATCGCCGTGACGCCCTGTTCGCTGACTTTGAGATCTGGACCAAGGCTCTGTTCTCGATTCCCTTGGCGATACCGGGCACACCCTTTGCCAAAGCCCTGGCAGCTCGCCAGCGGTTGCTGAAGCGCATCAAAGATGTCTTGAAGGAGGGCCGCAATCAAGGTGGCCTCGATCTCCTCAGTGGTGGCCTGGATGAGGCGGGGATTCCTCTGGAGGACGACGATCTGGCGGAGCAACTGCTGCTGCTGCTCTTCGCTGGTTACGAAACCACCGCGTCATCGCTGAGCTGCTTGTTTCGCGCCTTGCTGCTGCATCCGGAGGTGATGGATTGGCTGCAGAGCGATGTCATGGCCACTGGGTGGCCTGCGACCACAGCAGTGCAGTCACAAAAGCTGGATGCCACCGTGCTCGAGGTGATGCGGCAAACCCCGCCGGTGGGTGGGTTCTTTCGCCGCAGCCTGCAGGCGATTGAGCTGGCTGATGTGGCCGTGCCAGCGAACAGTGTGATCCAGGTGGCGCTCACGCCAACGGCGACCAGCAGCGGCACAGACCTGACGGAGTTCCGTCCGCAGCGCCATCTCGATGGTTCGTTTGGGCAAACACTGCTGCCCTTTGGCGGTGGCGAGAGGGTCTGCCTCGGTAAAGCCCTGGCCGAATTGGAAATTCGTTTGATGGTCGTTGGCTTGTTGCAGCAGGTTCAGCTTGAACTGGAGCCGGATCAAGATCTTTCGCTGCAGCTGGTGCCCAGCCCCATCCCACGGGGAGGCCTGATGGTGAGCGCAACAGCACGCTGA
- a CDS encoding autotransporter outer membrane beta-barrel domain-containing protein, protein MKAGSKNRGRQILALCAVAFFQVPARADLVNVDGKTYNIQTFYGNYNAHASTLQSTPWWPYESDAKKFAGEWVNAGYSTGKTAYFAWAKRPLYGVFNIMASDGQTYISTQGNAVGPNTSVVYAFSAPLPSQTTSLNSSGSKVVVSTGPGISKNTGKVAGGKLTYLSATSSTASSQFADVLKVFGALTSLSTQSQVDAAYEQLTAEPYASNLSVGLESMNRFRKNALAIALADNKISYTKTEKVKVCVAENGNAMTASAKDQEASKESASCKTAKVKKKLPWSLVIDGTNTQASLRGTEDLGSLDYNIFQSTYGVEYALSDQFSIGGVFGYGQNNLYNYEFADTRVNSDTYSGGLYGLYKPSEPATIALLGGYSRFNSDSRRPIQFGTINRLAEADWNSNGYTVALTGEYAFTLSKVTDSADPKQKEKERRNAILLKPNALVSFAGYSQGLIEESGAQSLNLKLNPHTATSVIFGGGLILQAPIVVSSESRLIPRLGVGYRYDVNGNSDEEHEVTGGFVDLPEAGEIDVYGQNRGSNDVDVSLGLEYEISSSTAIYSNVAGSFWSNGNELTYGGGFRYSW, encoded by the coding sequence ATGAAAGCAGGCTCAAAGAATAGGGGGCGGCAGATTCTTGCTCTTTGCGCAGTTGCCTTTTTTCAGGTTCCAGCCAGGGCCGATCTCGTAAATGTAGACGGAAAGACTTATAATATTCAAACCTTTTACGGAAACTACAACGCTCACGCCTCGACGCTTCAATCAACTCCTTGGTGGCCTTATGAGTCAGATGCTAAGAAATTTGCAGGGGAGTGGGTTAATGCGGGATATTCGACTGGGAAAACAGCTTACTTTGCCTGGGCAAAACGACCCCTCTATGGAGTCTTTAACATCATGGCCTCCGATGGACAAACCTATATTAGTACACAGGGCAATGCTGTTGGTCCAAACACAAGCGTGGTCTATGCGTTCAGTGCACCGCTTCCTTCACAGACCACGTCACTAAACTCCTCGGGATCAAAAGTAGTCGTATCGACTGGTCCTGGAATTTCCAAGAACACAGGGAAGGTTGCAGGTGGAAAGCTTACGTACTTGTCCGCAACATCAAGCACTGCGTCATCGCAATTTGCAGATGTCCTGAAAGTCTTTGGGGCACTTACATCCCTTTCAACACAAAGTCAAGTCGACGCGGCCTATGAGCAGCTCACTGCAGAGCCCTATGCCAGCAACCTCTCCGTCGGCCTAGAATCGATGAATCGGTTCAGGAAGAACGCTCTGGCAATTGCTCTTGCTGACAACAAGATCTCCTACACAAAAACCGAAAAGGTCAAAGTTTGTGTTGCTGAGAATGGAAATGCAATGACGGCAAGCGCCAAAGACCAAGAAGCATCAAAAGAGTCAGCCAGCTGCAAAACGGCCAAGGTCAAGAAGAAACTCCCCTGGTCTCTTGTCATCGACGGCACCAACACACAGGCCAGCCTCAGGGGAACAGAGGACCTTGGCTCGCTTGACTACAACATCTTCCAGTCCACCTATGGCGTCGAATACGCACTGAGCGATCAGTTCAGCATTGGCGGAGTTTTTGGCTACGGACAGAACAATCTCTACAACTACGAATTTGCCGATACACGGGTTAATAGTGATACCTACTCGGGCGGCCTCTACGGCTTGTACAAGCCATCTGAACCAGCAACCATTGCCCTGCTTGGCGGTTACTCGCGCTTCAACAGCGATTCACGCAGGCCAATCCAGTTCGGCACGATCAATCGTCTTGCAGAAGCGGACTGGAATTCCAACGGCTACACCGTTGCGTTAACAGGTGAATACGCCTTCACTCTCTCAAAAGTCACTGACTCAGCGGACCCCAAGCAAAAAGAGAAAGAACGCCGTAACGCCATCCTTCTCAAGCCCAATGCCTTGGTTTCCTTCGCTGGGTACTCCCAAGGGCTCATTGAGGAATCAGGTGCACAGTCCCTCAACCTCAAGCTCAATCCACACACAGCCACATCGGTGATCTTTGGTGGTGGTTTGATTCTGCAGGCTCCCATAGTTGTCTCCTCTGAAAGTCGACTCATCCCGAGGCTTGGTGTTGGCTATCGCTACGACGTCAATGGCAACTCCGACGAAGAGCACGAGGTGACTGGTGGTTTCGTCGATCTGCCAGAAGCAGGTGAAATCGATGTCTACGGCCAGAACCGAGGTAGCAATGACGTCGATGTTTCCCTTGGACTTGAGTATGAAATCAGTTCCAGCACCGCGATCTACAGCAACGTTGCTGGATCCTTTTGGTCTAACGGGAACGAGCTGACCTACGGCGGAGGCTTCCGTTACAGCTGGTGA
- a CDS encoding MliC family protein: MVKPLATAAACIGAAVAALYWGQGYIIGFIYGQAIKGHRAAEGRGLEAYCLLSRHDDSLPIQRGPCAFRERDGDITVSMQPHGTFNFAANQHGISHQHADNADGIRFTREGEFTLQVFWRKPLQCSGPIAAPVSVVFINLGDAPSVDLAVGDQHVLLPIARSGSGSRYSSSGVELWDHQGKTRISWFGQNLACTNQ, translated from the coding sequence GTGGTAAAACCACTGGCCACGGCGGCAGCCTGCATCGGTGCCGCCGTAGCCGCCCTTTACTGGGGCCAGGGCTACATCATCGGCTTCATCTACGGCCAGGCGATAAAAGGCCATCGGGCGGCCGAGGGGCGTGGGCTAGAGGCCTACTGCCTGCTGAGCCGCCACGATGACTCGCTACCGATTCAGCGAGGGCCGTGTGCGTTCAGGGAACGCGATGGAGACATAACAGTGTCGATGCAGCCACATGGAACGTTCAATTTCGCGGCCAATCAACACGGGATCAGCCACCAACATGCTGACAACGCCGATGGCATCCGCTTCACCAGAGAAGGGGAGTTCACCTTGCAAGTGTTCTGGCGCAAACCGCTTCAGTGCTCTGGCCCCATTGCAGCTCCAGTGTCGGTCGTGTTCATCAATCTCGGCGATGCCCCCAGCGTTGATCTAGCCGTGGGTGATCAACACGTGCTGCTCCCGATCGCGCGTTCCGGCAGCGGTTCTCGCTACAGCAGTTCAGGAGTCGAACTCTGGGACCACCAGGGCAAGACTCGTATCAGCTGGTTTGGGCAGAACCTCGCTTGCACAAACCAGTGA
- a CDS encoding helix-turn-helix domain-containing protein — protein MTHTPHWSVQRQAADCLGVSERTLHRWRSAGLLNARQSYEQQSGLASYSLGAAFWEVRASKS, from the coding sequence ATGACCCATACCCCCCACTGGTCCGTGCAACGTCAGGCCGCCGATTGCCTGGGCGTGAGCGAGCGGACGCTGCATCGCTGGCGCTCCGCCGGCCTACTCAATGCACGCCAGAGCTATGAGCAGCAGAGCGGTCTGGCGAGTTACAGCTTGGGTGCGGCGTTCTGGGAGGTAAGGGCGAGCAAGAGCTGA
- a CDS encoding M23 family metallopeptidase, whose product MGFGPVRAVAVLAGLTGCLLPFPALALPERPWQIPGDTPVADLTPGMGISEAMPDSLAWPLRPGQPIRVVYPLAVKATEVDPYGWRYSSSRGAWRMHAGQDLVAPAGTPVLAMLPGRVVLVEPIDGYGLTVVLDHGRGWQSLYAHLQSANVRKGDFLTAASTLGLVGQSGRASGPHLHVELRQRQGEQMLALDPTPVLDQATRLTLLAPPPVAEARVIEPAQP is encoded by the coding sequence ATGGGATTCGGCCCCGTTCGCGCTGTTGCTGTCCTCGCCGGGCTGACGGGCTGTCTGTTGCCTTTCCCGGCTCTGGCCCTCCCCGAGAGGCCATGGCAAATCCCTGGCGATACTCCGGTCGCTGACCTGACGCCCGGGATGGGAATCAGCGAGGCCATGCCCGATTCCCTGGCCTGGCCGCTGCGTCCTGGTCAGCCGATCCGTGTGGTCTATCCCTTGGCGGTCAAAGCCACGGAGGTGGACCCCTACGGCTGGCGCTATTCGAGTTCCCGCGGGGCCTGGCGCATGCACGCCGGTCAGGACCTGGTGGCTCCCGCGGGCACGCCTGTTCTGGCCATGCTTCCTGGACGTGTGGTTCTGGTGGAGCCCATCGACGGCTACGGCCTCACGGTGGTCCTGGACCATGGCCGCGGTTGGCAGAGCCTCTATGCCCATCTGCAGAGCGCCAACGTCCGCAAAGGTGACTTCCTGACGGCCGCCTCCACCCTGGGCCTGGTCGGCCAGAGCGGCCGTGCCAGTGGCCCCCATCTCCATGTCGAGTTGCGCCAGCGCCAAGGGGAGCAGATGCTGGCCCTCGATCCCACCCCGGTTCTTGATCAGGCCACACGCCTGACGCTCCTGGCCCCGCCCCCCGTGGCTGAAGCTCGGGTGATTGAACCAGCCCAGCCTTGA
- a CDS encoding alpha-ketoglutarate-dependent dioxygenase AlkB yields the protein MIAIERPGLKLRHGSAWLQGHGIATESLRQRLAQEVPWEQPLVRVFGRQHPTPRLTCWMADPGCSYRYSGQVQPITPWSPSIAPLRDLLEQELGVRFNSLLLNRYRTGDDRMGWHADDEPELDNQAPIASLSIGVPRDLRFRPRRSSLASAEAPFSLCLDDGDLLVMDPPTQAHWQHALPARARVRTERINLTFRLIQPSTAMQSISTRAAFGSAATSTQARAGETPSPNTSA from the coding sequence TTGATTGCGATTGAGCGTCCTGGCCTGAAGCTTCGCCACGGTTCCGCCTGGCTACAGGGCCATGGAATCGCCACGGAATCCCTGCGTCAGCGCCTGGCTCAGGAGGTTCCCTGGGAGCAGCCCCTGGTGCGCGTCTTTGGCCGCCAGCACCCCACGCCTCGTCTGACCTGCTGGATGGCTGACCCCGGCTGCAGCTACCGCTACAGCGGCCAGGTGCAGCCCATCACCCCCTGGAGTCCCTCCATTGCGCCCCTTCGCGATCTCCTGGAGCAGGAGTTGGGGGTTCGCTTCAACAGCCTGCTGCTGAACCGCTACCGCACTGGAGACGACCGCATGGGCTGGCATGCCGATGACGAACCGGAACTCGACAACCAGGCCCCCATCGCCTCCTTGAGCATCGGCGTTCCGCGCGATCTGCGTTTTCGCCCGAGACGTTCTTCTCTTGCGTCCGCTGAGGCGCCCTTCTCGCTTTGCCTGGATGACGGCGATCTGTTGGTGATGGATCCGCCCACCCAGGCCCACTGGCAGCACGCCCTACCGGCCCGTGCCCGGGTCAGGACCGAGCGGATCAATCTCACCTTTCGGCTGATTCAGCCCAGCACCGCGATGCAGTCGATCTCCACCCGGGCGGCCTTCGGCAGTGCGGCCACCTCCACGCAGGCGCGAGCCGGGGAGACGCCCTCTCCAAATACCTCGGCGTAG
- a CDS encoding Rid family detoxifying hydrolase, translating to MTLPAIEAVTTAAAPAPVGPYNQAVKAGGVLYCSGQIALDPATGAMVGNGDVEAETRQVLSNLQAVLKEAGCTPQQVVRTTVFLADLGDFAKVNALYAEVFGEGVSPARACVEVAALPKAARVEIDCIAVLG from the coding sequence ATGACCCTTCCAGCGATTGAGGCGGTGACAACCGCCGCGGCACCCGCACCGGTCGGCCCCTACAACCAGGCCGTCAAGGCGGGTGGGGTGCTCTATTGCTCCGGCCAAATCGCGCTGGATCCAGCCACCGGCGCGATGGTCGGCAATGGAGATGTGGAGGCTGAGACCCGCCAGGTGCTCAGCAACCTTCAGGCCGTGCTCAAGGAAGCCGGCTGCACGCCGCAGCAGGTGGTGCGCACCACGGTCTTCCTGGCCGATCTGGGGGATTTCGCCAAGGTGAACGCGCTCTACGCCGAGGTATTTGGAGAGGGCGTCTCCCCGGCTCGCGCCTGCGTGGAGGTGGCCGCACTGCCGAAGGCCGCCCGGGTGGAGATCGACTGCATCGCGGTGCTGGGCTGA
- a CDS encoding ABC transporter ATP-binding protein has product MPSPDLPQEPQVELSGLWHRYSGPASSGDWTLRDIDFQLQPGELVGLLGPSGCGKTTLLRLIAGFEKPDRGSVSIGGRPVAGQGRWLPPERRGVGMVFQDYALFPHLDAWRNACFGLRPGQDTSRASWLLELLGLKGLERRYPHELSGGQRQRLALARALAPGCSLVLLDEPFSNLDVEVRLRLRAELPGVLARCGASGVIVTHDPEEAMAICDRVAVLESGHLHQCASPHDLVTAPATSFVGRFVLQGNLLPAQLQDGLCLTPLGVLEPTEAGAAASSSSDLEVLVSQQAIALVPDDDAEAWVVGREFLGREWLYQVQLDDRRLRLRLPLELDYARGQRCQLHLRAGEQGRLYPSGAALIARG; this is encoded by the coding sequence ATGCCCAGCCCTGATCTCCCCCAGGAGCCGCAGGTGGAGCTCAGTGGCCTGTGGCATCGCTACAGCGGCCCCGCCTCCAGTGGTGACTGGACTCTTCGCGACATTGATTTCCAGCTCCAGCCCGGTGAGTTGGTCGGACTGCTGGGCCCCTCGGGCTGCGGCAAAACCACCCTGCTGCGCCTGATCGCTGGTTTTGAGAAGCCCGACCGCGGCTCTGTGTCCATCGGCGGTCGCCCCGTGGCCGGGCAGGGACGTTGGTTACCCCCGGAGCGCCGCGGAGTGGGCATGGTCTTTCAGGACTACGCCCTCTTCCCCCACCTCGATGCCTGGCGTAACGCCTGCTTTGGCCTCAGGCCAGGTCAGGACACCAGTCGCGCCTCCTGGCTGTTGGAACTGCTGGGCCTCAAGGGCCTCGAGCGCCGTTATCCCCATGAGCTCTCCGGCGGTCAGCGGCAGCGCCTGGCCCTGGCCCGCGCCCTGGCTCCGGGCTGTTCCCTGGTGCTCCTCGATGAGCCCTTCTCCAATCTGGATGTGGAGGTGCGGCTGCGCCTGCGGGCGGAGCTTCCCGGTGTCCTGGCCCGTTGCGGCGCCAGCGGGGTGATCGTGACCCACGACCCGGAGGAGGCCATGGCGATCTGTGATCGGGTGGCGGTCCTGGAGTCCGGGCATCTGCACCAATGCGCCAGCCCCCACGACTTGGTGACGGCCCCGGCGACCTCCTTTGTCGGTCGCTTTGTGCTGCAGGGCAACCTGCTGCCGGCCCAGCTCCAGGACGGTCTTTGCCTCACGCCCCTCGGGGTGCTCGAACCAACGGAGGCCGGGGCTGCTGCGTCCTCCTCCTCGGACTTGGAGGTGCTGGTCAGTCAGCAGGCCATCGCCTTGGTTCCGGACGATGACGCCGAGGCCTGGGTCGTGGGCCGGGAATTCCTCGGCCGTGAGTGGCTCTATCAGGTGCAGCTCGATGACCGACGCCTGCGCCTGCGTCTGCCCTTGGAGCTGGACTATGCCCGCGGCCAGCGCTGTCAGTTGCACCTGCGCGCAGGTGAGCAGGGCCGGCTCTACCCCAGTGGTGCCGCCCTCATCGCCCGCGGCTGA
- the gloB gene encoding hydroxyacylglutathione hydrolase — translation MHAATTVSLIPVLSDNYVFVLHGEGPGAVVVDPAVAEPVIAWLEEKGLELEAILHTHHHSDHIGGTPGLLQRWPEAAVIASATDRERIPLQTQGVQGGDQLRLLGRELRVLEVPGHTRHHIAYVVEPEAGGAAELFCGDTLFAGGCGRLFEGTPEQMLSSLGSLAALGPETRVWCAHEYTEGNLRWAAEREPDNAAIRTRLAEVQQLRREGRPTIPSHIGLEQETNLFIRAQDAAALRQLRGHKDLWRG, via the coding sequence ATGCATGCCGCCACGACGGTTTCGCTGATCCCTGTGCTGAGCGACAACTACGTGTTCGTTCTCCACGGCGAAGGTCCGGGTGCGGTGGTGGTGGATCCGGCGGTGGCCGAGCCCGTGATCGCCTGGCTGGAGGAGAAGGGTCTGGAGCTGGAGGCGATCCTGCACACCCACCACCACAGCGACCACATCGGCGGAACACCCGGGCTGTTGCAGCGCTGGCCCGAGGCGGCGGTGATCGCCAGTGCCACGGATCGTGAGCGGATCCCGCTGCAAACCCAAGGGGTCCAGGGGGGCGATCAGCTGAGGCTGTTGGGCCGAGAGCTGAGGGTGCTGGAGGTGCCCGGCCACACGCGTCACCACATTGCCTATGTCGTGGAGCCGGAGGCGGGAGGAGCCGCTGAGCTGTTCTGCGGCGACACCTTGTTTGCCGGCGGCTGCGGTCGCCTGTTTGAAGGCACCCCCGAGCAGATGCTCAGCTCCCTGGGCAGCCTGGCCGCCCTGGGGCCCGAGACCCGGGTCTGGTGCGCCCATGAGTACACCGAAGGCAACCTGCGCTGGGCGGCGGAGCGGGAACCGGACAATGCCGCGATCCGCACGCGACTGGCGGAGGTCCAGCAGCTGCGTCGTGAGGGACGGCCAACGATTCCCAGCCACATTGGACTGGAGCAGGAGACGAACCTGTTCATCCGGGCCCAAGACGCGGCGGCGCTGCGCCAGCTGCGCGGTCACAAGGACCTCTGGCGGGGCTAG
- the hisG gene encoding ATP phosphoribosyltransferase, producing MITVALAKGALLKDSVRRFAAAGLDFAAVLEPGNRQLMVPSVCGRARALLVRNADVPVYVAYGQAQLGVVGYDVLKEHQLPVAQLVDLGFGGCRMSVAVKASSPYRRASDLPAHCRIASKFTRCAEEYFEALDLPVELIHLAGSVELGPITGMSEAIVDLVATGRTLEENGLIAIEDLFHSTARLVGHPLSLRLDSGEIQSIVDQIASAGA from the coding sequence ATGATCACCGTCGCGCTGGCCAAGGGAGCCCTGCTGAAGGACTCGGTCCGCCGCTTCGCGGCCGCCGGCCTGGATTTCGCAGCGGTGCTGGAGCCGGGCAACCGCCAGCTGATGGTGCCCAGCGTCTGTGGTCGCGCCCGGGCGCTGCTGGTGCGCAATGCCGATGTGCCGGTCTATGTGGCCTACGGCCAGGCCCAGCTGGGGGTGGTGGGCTACGACGTCTTGAAGGAACACCAGCTGCCCGTGGCTCAGTTGGTGGATCTGGGCTTTGGCGGCTGCCGGATGAGCGTGGCCGTGAAGGCCTCCAGTCCCTATCGCCGGGCCAGTGACCTGCCGGCCCACTGCCGCATCGCCAGCAAGTTCACCCGCTGCGCTGAGGAGTACTTCGAGGCCCTGGATCTGCCTGTGGAGTTGATCCATCTGGCCGGCTCGGTGGAGCTCGGTCCGATCACCGGCATGAGCGAAGCCATCGTCGATCTGGTGGCCACCGGCCGCACCCTCGAAGAAAACGGCCTGATCGCCATCGAAGATCTGTTCCACTCCACCGCCCGCCTGGTGGGCCATCCGCTGTCGCTGCGGCTCGATTCCGGCGAGATCCAATCGATCGTCGATCAAATCGCCAGCGCAGGCGCTTGA